From Brassica rapa cultivar Chiifu-401-42 chromosome A06, CAAS_Brap_v3.01, whole genome shotgun sequence:
TGGGTTAACCAAAACACAAATTGGTAATTATCTGGTCAAATACGAAATATGTTGACTTTTTTTGACTCGCAGCGGCCTCGTGAAACCGCTCCGCCTAGCCGCTGGGACGCTCGCAGCGGCTTCCTTGCTTCGTCATCACACCGCTGCGACAAGTACGAACGCGGCAGGGGATGAGGTATTTTCACAGCGGCTTCGGTTAACCGCTGCGTTAGGCCGCTCCCATACTTAGACTCCATTTCTCAACGCTTGCAGCGGCTTCTTGAGGGGCCAAAAGGCCGCTGGGACGTCACAAGGCCGCTGGGACACTTAGCCTCTGCGTCTCTTCTCCGAGAATCACCAATTTTGCCTCTAAATCATCTCTAGATACTCCAAAGTCACCATGTGAAATCTCCATCACCTGATAAGGACATATGTAATgcaatgcaacctaaacatatCTAAATGCTATCCTAAATGATCAACATGTGCAAAAATGAATGGTTAAAACAATGCAAATTGAGAAGATATCAATGATGTCTGTAAATATATGCAGTTTCATGCTCTTGTCAACAATGGATAACAATAACATtaaagttttaatttaaaaaaaaaaagagtttgtaCAATATTGTCTGAATTTTCTAGGCTTGCTCCTAACATTCTTGGATTGAAAAATAGGTTAAATTAGAAATGAAATATTTCCTCTTCAACCTTCGGCTTGTTATTGCTCGAGAGAAAGTGCTTGCTCGAGACAGTTGAATGCTTTCTGATAGTTCATGAAGCCCATGAACCAGAAGTCAAAGTCATCGACCGTGACTACTTCAATGTACTTGTGAGATGGTTTCTTTGTGTTCATACTCTGGTTCACTCCCTTGATTTTGCACAAGGGGATCGACACTTTGTAGTGAACCCTAGTGAGATCTCCCTGAGGTGAAGCCACTTTGATAGATCTCTCACTGCAGAAAGCAATCTTCTTTGATGAGATGAAAAGTAAGCCTGCGATGGGACCTGCGGTTGTTGACAGGTAACATTGGTAGGCTTTGAAGAGTTTCTCTTCATCGTAGACTCTAAAGAGCCTCTTGTAAATCTTCTCTAAGCCTCCCATTTGAATGATCTTAGCTCCTAAGGATAGCTTTCTCTTGACTGTTTCGGTCAGCTTTGGCGCTAACTTGTTCTGATCTCTAGCTCCGCTCGTGAAGCTATTGGTTCGGAGAATCGATTTTTTCTTGCTTTGTTCAGATTTCTTGGAAGGAGGTGGGATTTGGAGCTTGTTGATGGAAGCTGGATCAGGCAAGTAACCTGCCGGAGAAGTCTTGACTGCTGGGAATGCAAGAACTTGTTGGTGGACTCTGCTCATTTTCATGATCTTGGAAGACTGCGTAATGATCTTGAATCTTGatcttgagagagagagagattgagggtgatggtgatgatgaaacTGTGTGGTGGGATGGTTATTTAAAGGGAAAGACAAAGAGACAAGGGGCAGTTAAAACAAAGCTATGAATTGTTGAGACTCTAGACCTTTGTTGTAAAGGATGAGTCATGTATGGGTCATCAAGACACACATAAAGTCACTTTCTTGGAGTTAAAGGCAAAAAGAAGATCAAGCATATGCtctaattttctttattatttttgagaaaaataataatcattgTGTTAAAGgagacataaataaaaaaaaaagctttgaaATAACAAACGGAAAATACCctaggatagcactaaaaaaatttatatcacaaatataaattctaaagatcaaaatgtttcattaaagaggtaaatatacacttatacccttaagattaactaatccaaaccttagggtttagagttgacgggtggagatttgagattgtgatttataattttataaaataaaaaataaatattaaaaatttgaaaataaaaattaaatagtttcaaaaagtattttcgaattacaaaaagaaaatttgaaaaaaaataaaaaaaaatcgaaaaaaattataaaaaagaaaaaatttataaaaaagttcaaatttgaaaacatataatctaaaactataaaaaaattatttattatttatttattatttattattattattttaatatacctAGGATATTAGAGttattttacttattaaatgaaacattttggtcattttcttcctagtggtctatttttgtgatcaaaacttgaaaatggtcTATTTAGGAGAATTACCCAATAACAAACCCATGTAAGGATTCAACTGGTAAATTAAATCTCAAGAACTGGTGGAGTGTTATAGGTTTCTGTTTCTGATTCCAAATAAAGATAACTTAGGAGTGCAATTTTATGGTTTATGGATCATCTTAAAACGTATCCTACCCCTTTTCTATTTATGATTTCATTCAAATGGATGATCCTTAAATATTAAATCACAATTCAAACTTTTATATTAGAGATGCCCacaaaaatttgtttaaaataattttaaaagaaaagaaagatcgATGATAACTCGGATTGACGTTAGTCCAATAAGCTTTTTTACCTACAAGTTGGCAAAATAGCAAgcttttttacttttcttttctccttttctagtctgattttattttttcacatacctatatatgtaattatgtaTAATAAGATATGTTTCCTAGTTAATTGGAATatgaaacaagataaataaaatcaGGTATGACGTAACACTTTTTAAATAGGCAAGAGCAAATGGAGCCATGCAGAAGAGGGACGTCGTGGCTTCGGAGCTTTCTGCGTTGGCATTGCTACTTTCTGATGCCTTTATTACTTTAATTTCATGCTATAATAAGAAAGATCGGTTATAATTGATTTATTGAGTATTTAGTATATAAAAAGGCAACAAAGAAGCATGAAATATAGTTAAATAGCAACACAAAAGGAGATCCATTTGAATTGGATCCACTATATAAAATACATGTTTCATCAATTCATCACCCATGTGATATTCACATGGTGTATGTACCATAAATAGTTaatgaatatataatttaatcatCTATTATTATAAGTATGCGTGATAAAATTTAGTGGACACTGTATTAAGGTATAGATGATAGGGGTGGTCACTTCGGTTAttttatcggttcggttcgagttcggttcggtttggttagttcggttctaGAATTTTTCCAGCTGAAGTAAACTAcagttagtttggtttggattgatttcggttcagttatgttcggttcggtttatattcggttcggtttgtattCGATTCAGTTTGTATTTCGGTTCGATTCGGTTTAATCAGATTTctcttaatttatttattgtacaagaaatcatgttttaatacataaatgTATGATTGTCATGAAATAATCGCGTTGgtcataataaaaaattaagtatgtaaattaaattcaatattaaaccaaataaaaatctttttaaaagttacaaatatagtttataactttataacaATTAACATGGAAATTATGTGGGCTTAATGACAAATATTACAAAAGTTAGACGAAGTGTCATggaaatcaaattatattaggATTTCTTTCGTGCAAAAGGAAATTACTTGGGCTAAGTCTTAGGATTTTAATATCTTGatatcactaatatttttaatttaaataactataaaaacaCTTCGGtttatcggttcggttcagtttaaaccgaactgaactgaaCCATTCGGGTTGGAAAACTCTTCAACCGAATGATTTGAAATggactttggtttggttcaaatcggtttcggttcagtcggttcggttcgatcggttcggttcggattttttgcccacccctagATGATAATAAATAGGTACATGAACTTCGAAAAGGTGAATCCTGAATTAGTTAGTTGTTAGGACATGAATGATTCGGTAGTTGTAATTAAGACATTTAAATTCAAATAAGGAATATATGTCACAACGACATCTAAGATGCgaacataaatttttatttggagTGGGTAGTGTCGATTCTACCAAACCCTGAATAAAATTCTAGGAGGTCATAATTACCATTACTACtagtaaatctttagtttagaaATTTTTGTATTAAGTAAACGTAATTGAAAAGGTTTAccattaaaaatctaaaatattaaaaaaattcaaatttttataatattaactaaaaattagtaacttaaattttcaaaattgacatttttttgtaaatatatgattttgatgtgtgttttaacatcaacattatatatgtataaattaaaaatataaaagcccagaaaatataataaaaattatctaaagatatacatgtaataaaattactaaaacattaaaaatgtaaaagaaaagaaaatataaaaaaaattatatcttatctaataaaaatgtaataataaatctttagataaattttattatattttgagggttttaacatttttaatttatacatatataatgttgatattaaaaacacatcaaactcatatatttacaaaaaaaaaattaaaaacgctaattttgaaattttaagttactaatttttagataatattatataattttcaatttttttgaatttttttatttttaatggtaaaacccctcaactatgtTTGCTTAATGTAGAAACCTCTAAACTACAGATTTACCGGTAGTAATAGTAATTATGACATGTTAGGATTTAATTCATTACATAAAGTTAGTTTggagtttttttgttaaatactaGTTTGGgggtttttaccaaaaactaaCTTAGTTGAaaggttttaacgttaaaaattccctaaaaaataaaacaaacatatTCTACTATCAtcaaaattatatcaaaacaaaacatatatccAAAAATACTAAGAAAACCAAAATATAGGAAATAATTTAtcttatatgtttaaaatatggacactattatataaaacatttatacacttctatttcatttttatgttataaaatactaaagttattatcaatacaatactaaaagttgAATAAGAGCTCCATTGAGCCTATCCACGTCAGCTGAAAAAATCAGCCAGTAATATTGCAACAATCATCCACCTCATCCATGTCATAAGAGCGTTCGGGAAAAAAATACCGAAACTTCCGTGTCCTAATGGCCCAGAGTCAAGCCCACTTCTCAAAACGACTCACACCTTTGTCTTCTCTGTTTCGTATTCCTGCAAATCTCCGTTACCAACAACCCTTTCTTTATCAATCAATTATATCATTTATTCCTTTTTTACGGTTTCCTTTCACCTCCTCCCTATGTATCTTCTCCTATAAAGAtctttcttcaaaattttaactcaaaccaaaataaaaaaacctCCACTAATAAAGGTAAAGCCTATGGCcatggaaaataaataattcagAGTCTCTCGCTCTTCCTCTACTCTATAGCTATAAAACGGCGAAATCCACCGCGTTTGCCATCAAGTTTGCTTGCTTCAATTGTTGCAGCTTCATAACTCGTGCCCTGTTTGTCATATGAGTTCCCCACATACGATGCTGATTACGAGTTCATGACTCATGGAGGTCAGACCAGTGGGGAAGTCGGACAACGAACGGTTGAGAGTTCGCCGACGCCGAGGAGGTTTAGTGTATCATATCCATGGCCACTCAGGAGACGTGATACGAATTAGGATTCTGGGAGTGGATCTGATATCGATACTAGGTAAGACGAATTAGATTTAGGTTAGTGATTGTCTATCTTTTGAATCTTGGTTCCGACCAATCTATTGTTTGTGTTGTGTGTGTGCAAAGTGCTTTCCGTTTTGATTTCTTAGAATTAAGAAGTATGAAAACTAATCCATTGTTCGGAATAAAGTATTGGCCTTAACTGATACATGGTTTGTCTTCATGTTCTGTACAAGAAATTCATGGCATACACTGAAATTCTCTAAACATTTGAAGATCAAGAGGAGTTAAAAGAGGTTTTGACCTTCGAATGCTAGCAAGAAGGTGGATCAATGAGAAGCTTTTCGAATATACTCTGTACACATTCCTTTTACATATCCTTCTCTCCAATATTTGTGTTGCCAGTGTTAACAATGGTGGCTTCCCTAAACCCACGTCTGTTTTATTCTCCTTAACTAACAAAATGTGTTTCACGTAGCATTTAAAGCACTGATTTTTTCTCAGGGTTATGGAGATGGGGAAGAAGCTTGCAGAGAGGATAAGGAAGCAAATGGGCTTACATTGTCCTGAGTGTATGTGCTTTAATCATTTCACTCTCACTATTAAAgcttcttatttttttgttgcACATACACCTGTAGcactaatattattattaccttTTTTATAACTGGGTATAATATGCTTACGTGATATAGTtcaaataagaatatatatgatttataaaatttgattgtTACTGTTTTCAATGGTGTATATATGTTACTTTGTCTTATTTATTTTCTCTGCAGCTAATTGTGgctttgaaaatttattttctacaccgaagaaaagaagaagccCATGACTGTTTTAACGTTTTGTTGTCTTCTAGGCTCTGTAAATGTTCTTAAAACTGGTGTTTTGATGATTATGTGCCTcacatttgtttttctttctatgTATAGGTTAAATCACAGCTCATTGAATGAAAAAAGTACCTAACTCCGTATTTTCCAATGGTCTTACATAATAGTCTCCAGTGGGATCAGGAGCCTTATGCTACTGTCGATATACTACAGATTCCACCAACATCATATCTTCAAAGGCAAAAAGAGGGAAGATGAACATGGCGACTTGAAGCCAGCCTCTATCGCTGAGGGTGGAAACTGCAGCAAACCATAGTAGACACTAGAAGGTGCTCGCAGGTAAACACTACATGTATTACGTcttctttgttgtttttttattctCCCTTTCTTTATATGGCATCTTACTAGATATTTCCAAATGAAATTTGGTAGTTCATCATAAAACTTCTCTATTTGATTAAGAAAGGGGAGTCATTCACCAATGATGTTTTATGGTTACATGGATTCCAGTTTTATTCATATGAAACTCTAATACATGCTTATCGAACAAAACAATGTTTAGCGACATTTGTATTTATTAgtgaattaatttttttacatgGTTTCTCATATTGCTTCATGTGCACTGTGCAGGTTGAAGcaaaagaagttttttttttctgttacaaAGCTTTCCCAATCTAAAGACACTGGTTTGGGAGAGAATGATTTACTTGATCATGAAGGAACTTTCTCTATTAGCTGATAAGGTTCGTAGTTTGTAATTTGCCTAAGTAGCTGAATCCTAACACTAAAACTGAAGGTATAGTTTCTGAATTCTGATAAGTTGTTTGTTTTTCTATGGTTAGTATTGTTACAAGCTCCCTGATCAACGATATGAATAGCAAGATTGATATGTATCTTGCAAATGGTATAACTCTCTAATACCGAATAATAGACGAAACCCTTTTTACACAAATTAGGTGGTACTTGAAACAAGCGATTGTGGATAAGAACTATGTTGTTTTAAGCTCTGTTAGTAAGTTCTTTTGCATGCTTCTTAGTTGCAAAACCAAAACTCAGGTTATGCTGCAAAATGATTAGTTTCATAAATATCAGCTTCTACATTGATATATATGTAGAAaaataagagaaagaagaaaagctTACAAGGATTAAGGATGTTAGGGGGCTTTAAAAGGATAAAGCACTGCAAGAAATGAACGGCAAAAGCAACATTTTGAAGTATTGGACATAACACGTGTTTTTTTAATCGTGGGAGTATTCCTTATGTACTGCTATTAGATTACTTGATAAGATAAGAAATGTATTTCTTAATTTGCTTCACCAGTGCCAACAAtcacaaaattataatttattcttCCTTCTTTCAGGTTCTAATGATTGGTTGTTATTTGAGTTGTTGTGATTTTTAGTAGGGATGTGTAAAGGAAGATGGAATCTAACAAGTCAGTGTCGGAGGTTGATGATGAAATTGAGGGTGAGGATCGTAGTAAATAGGTTTGTAGTTGATCATTTTAAATTACGTTAGATTGTGTATAATCAAATTCATGATGAGAATGGTGACTAAGGTTGAAGTTTATAGCATAAGTACAAATGGCTGATCTATCTGTCTTCTTTATGTTTTCATAAAATTGTTATGGGAATGATTGAAAGATAgtgtttttctttattattctctttgttttaATACTTCCACAAAATGTTTTATTCCCTACATGATTTAGATTCttactttatatatttgtgaTCTCATAATTCTATTTTGACATGTGATCAGTTCAAA
This genomic window contains:
- the LOC103874204 gene encoding GEM-like protein 7 encodes the protein MKMSRVHQQVLAFPAVKTSPAGYLPDPASINKLQIPPPSKKSEQSKKKSILRTNSFTSGARDQNKLAPKLTETVKRKLSLGAKIIQMGGLEKIYKRLFRVYDEEKLFKAYQCYLSTTAGPIAGLLFISSKKIAFCSERSIKVASPQGDLTRVHYKVSIPLCKIKGVNQSMNTKKPSHKYIEVVTVDDFDFWFMGFMNYQKAFNCLEQALSLEQ